The nucleotide window TTTACTTTTgtaaatacatatttttttccTTGAGACTTTACTGAGAAAATAATGGTCTCTGGTTTTAAAAGGGTAAAAGAAAGAGAATGATTTGGGCAGTGATATTGCTTAGATAATAGAGCATAATATGAAATGGTAATTAATCTTTTTGTTGAATATAATGGCAATATAGTAAATACCAAATCTATGGGAAGATACGAAATGTGTGTGCACACACACCACTCGAATCACCTCCAAAAATCTAAACCTGCCAATAGCTGTTGGCCTCTCCCTTTTCCCATATATTATCCTCGCCCCGccacatttattttaaataaaattgatattataCTCCATTTCCATTGCTTTTTTATCAAATCAAATTGAAATAATTGTAATattaagaagaggaagaggaaagaagagaagaggaagaagaaacaaCAGTCACACATACACAGCTGAGCCTGAGCTTCCCCCAATTCCTCCAAACAGGTAACCTAactgtacttttcttttttacattttttatttgcgAATTCATCGATCTTATCGAAATAGCAATAGCAgcatgcatatatatttgttttcttaCCTGAAAACCAAAAAATTTATTAGTTTGTGGCGAGTGATTATGGTGTGGTGATGATCATGGCCACTGCCGTCGTCGGACTGCACACCGCCACCGGAAAAAGCCTCCTCCGCCTCGGCGCCACCTCCTACTACTCCGATCTCTCCGCCGAAAGGCTCAATTGCTCCGCAGATCCCTCTACCTCCTCCTtccatcatcaatttcatctcCGCCTCCGGCCATAAATCACGGTCACGTCGCCGCCCGCACTCCATCAAAGCCCTAAGAGATCCTCACCCCTGCCTCTCCGATCCAGATCATCTCGTCGATGCGGTGCTTCTGCTGCGCAGAAATCTATGCTCGAGAAGCAATGGAATCTCGCCCCTAAATCTGAGGTCACTTGTTCCGGAACATCCGCCCGCCGCCGCAGGCTGGAATCCAGGAAGAGAGTTGAGAAGCCGATTATGAATCCGGAGCTTCTTCGCAGAGGCTATGTCAAGACCGACCAGCTCCTCACTCATTCCCAAGTCGTTCAGCTCTCGCACAAATCAAAGCAGGCCTTGCCTTGGAAGAGCGGAGGGCCAGGTTAAAAAATATAGTGATTCACATAGTATTATTATGTTTTTTCATTATTGTGATGttgtttgttgttgttgatGTGATCAATCAATCCATCAGGCTGAAGCAGAGATTAGGATGCGAGCCCTCGGATGAGCAGCTCGCGCCTCCATGAGGATGAGCCGTGCTAATCTGCAGTCGAAGATGATTGAGTGCTCGTTGGCGAGAGAGAAGCTGGCGATGAGCAATATCCGTCTGGTCATGTCTATTGCTCAACGATACGACAACATGGGTGCTGAAATGCCTGATCTTATTCAGGCCGGTCTCATTGGGTTGCTACGAGGGATTGAGAAGTTTGATTCTTCAAAGGGATTCAAGATCTCTACGTATGTCTATTGGTGGATAAGGCAGGGTGTTTCAGAGCTTTAGTCGAGAGCTCTAGAACCCTGAGGCTGCCAACGCATTTACACGAAAGGCTAACTTTGATCAGAAATGCAAAGGCTAGGCTTGAAGAAAGAGGAGTAACTCCATCTATTGATGTGAGTAAGCCCAGCTATTGGTTTCCATGTTTTAACATAACATATGAGATCTAACATATCATTTGATGCCTGTTGCAGAGAATTGCTGAGAGTCTCAACATGACTGAGAGGAAAGTGAGAAATGCCACTGAGGTACTAATGATTTTTGTATTTATGGATCACTATTCAATTTCAAATGGATTCTGCATTTCCATCCTAATAACACTTATCTTTACAGGCAGTCAGCAAGGTTTTCTCTCTTGACAGAGAAGCATACCCCTCTTTAAATGGTCTTCCTGGAGAAACTCTTCATAGTGTAAGTACACGACTCATATCTTCTTCATATCATGGTTTCTCATTGATCTAATTTTATGTGCTTATGCAGTACATTGCAGATACTCACATCGAGAATAACCCGTGGACTGGAGTTGATGAATGGGCACTTAAGGTACTAAAACCCCAGAAAAAGCTCTTTGAATATGATTACATTAGAGATCCCTCTTTGTCCCTCCTAACTTTAGAGGGAAGCATAATAAGTGTCAAAATTTTCGTCTTAAGTTAGGATCACATGCATAGTTATGAGTATGCTTTCTATAAGCGTATGTATTAACATCTCTCAAGTTTCATTCTTTTATTTGCTCCTTTCCTTTCAGATGCGAATATGTTCTTTTGATGTTAAGTGAAGACCAAAatgaaacacaaaacacaaggAAGTAAACATGTTGTGTGTTGCAGAATGGAAGTAGATAACTTATTAGTGAGACGTTGCGAGAAAAGGGAACAGATATTATACGTCTAGACTATGGCCTGGATCATGAATGCCTCACTTGGGAAGACATTAGCAGACGGTAGGGACTCTAGCTAAACTGTTGTGTTCCCTGGCTTCGAGTAGATTGATGATGAATTGACTGAACCATTTTGTTGGTAAATTTTCAGAATAGGGTTGTCGAGAGAGAGGAGTAAGGCAGGTGGGGCTCGTTGCACTTGAGAAATTAAAACATGCTGTCAGGAAAAGCGGATTGGAGGCCATGTTGGTGCAACACTGATAGCTATAAATACTGTGCCCTTAATGTATATATAGAGGCAGAAAAGAATGTTATAGATGAGGATCATATGCCATTTTTACACAATATTCATAAGGATGTACTTACAATTTTTAGACATGTTAGATCTCTGTCTGATGTCTATGATTTCATACACTACTAACCATATTCACTTCACATTGCCAACACAAAATGGCTAACATTGTTAGGAGAAGCTAGTGCGGCCATATGCGAAATAATTGAAGGCTGGACATATGTAGAAATAGTCGAGTTAAGATAGTAGATGGTGATAGAGCATATACTACTAGACCGTTTTAGCTAGAAAAAACCAAAGGCCTAGCTCCCAACCACATAAAACCAAACAAGCACTAGGCACACAAACATCATGACGATGGCTAAGCACGACCATCCCACAAGCATAAGTAGTTAGCTTTTTCCATCCTCAGCAGATTTCAACTTGTGCTGGCGGGTTAAGACCAAATTTATTAGCTCGCTCCCAGCGTTCCAGACGGCTTATCCCTATGCAGGGTCCATAAGCCATGTTCATGTCAAATTGCCTCAGAACCTCCTCCTTCTCATCATACTCTTCTGCATTATGTCAAATGCATTGCATCAGAAATTATCTTTAACCAACCTCTCTTGCAGAGTAAGCATTGTCGGCACTGCCTTTTGTCATCTTTTGAATACATAAAGCTTTGTTTTATTTAGCAAGTATTGTCCCCATGAAACACCATATCTTCCATCTTAGTTTCTAAATAAGCAGAAAAATGAGAAAGGAACAGTTTCTAAACAACTATTGTCCCCATGAAGCACCATATAACTGAAATACTGCAAGAAAACTTTAAGAAAAAATTGCAAACTCCATGAGCATCTTTAAAATGTGATTCTTCAAAAGTTCAAAATATAGTTTCAACACTAGGTTATATAAACTCAAAAATCACACTATGGAGGATTTAGAATTTAACCTTTCTAAGTTAGTTTGATTGTTGACCTAATTTAATTAGAGGACTCTCTTATGAACTAGCTCAATTTAATTAACcatatttatgaaaatataaatggatttgtatttaaattaattaatttaattagttgatCCAAAAATGGTTTAGTTAATTAAATGGATTCTGTCATGTACTGAAGTTACCTCGTTCGCTTAATGTACTAAGCAAATTCTGTCATTTAATGAAGTCTTGTTCGTCATTTAATGAAGTAGAGTACTTATTATAGGTTAATAGGTGATCtagattaaattaaatatatgtgtATAATTGAAAAGGTATAAAAGGTAAGTGAACAAAAATATtcttttgaatttgatttgATGTAAATGATCGGAACAAAAATCAACTTTTGACCTGACAATTACATTCAAATGAGTggtataaataattgaaaaaaccTAATGATTTTCTTGAAACTTCAGCAAATAGTTGAATCTCCAATGAAATTGCCATGAGAATGTTGTATTTGCAAAATTGAAATCTCAAAAACATGGAggaaattttatataaaatcaaaaatgaaaaaacagaaTAAACTTCGAACACAGAGAAAGCAATTGAACGATCATCAGCTCTTTGTCATAACGGTGAAAAGTTTGAGAAGGCGTGACTGATAAAAAATTAGGTTTCACGCAATCGTTTGTTTGCAAACAAATGAACAATATGAGTAAGTAAAGGAGGTGACCTTGAAGATCGAGAGTAGCATGGGAGATTAGAGCCGGGGGCTGGACAACGTCGGAGCCGCAGGAGGCGGATTTGTTGCTCTTCTTCGtcgctccgggctttcctttctttttctctcgGAAAAATCCTTTGACTCCTGTCGACGCCATTGAATTGATACGGAGATTACGGTGGTGGTGACtggtgaaattttgaaatttgaattggggTATTAGGGATTCGGATTTTCTTTAGAGATggaaattgcaaaaaaaaaaaccctccgATTTTAGATAAACTACAAGAAAGCCATTAAATGGGCTTCACTAATTATGGCCCATATGAGCTAAGGCCTAAGCCCATTTATAAATGCTACAAGGTCCAATAATCCAGTCCATCTTCCTTGGACAGCAAAGCAAAGgcaatttaattgctttcttctcCGGCGCCATGAATGAATGAGGGATAGCTCAATTACAATGGAAGAAAACAAGGCGCAGCAACATCAACAGCAACAGCAGCAATTGTTGCAACAACAGCTGCTGATGCAACAGATCCAAAGGCAGAAAGATGCTATGTCACGGTTCCCCTCCAACATCGACGCCCATCTCCGCCCCCAGGGTCAGGCGCAGGCTCAGCACCCCTCTCTTCTCCAGTCCCGCCCTCTCACtagccctaaccctaatcctaatTCTGCTCCCGCTCCCCAACAACCGAATCAGCTCCACCCCAATTCCAATCCCaacccaaaccctaaccctaattccTCTTCTGCATCGACTACTGTAATTAACCAGCACCAGCAAcaacaacagcagcagcagcagcagcagcacaaGGCTTCTCTCCAGCTTGCTTATCAAGACGCTTGGCGGGTCTGTCATCCTGACTTCAAGCGCCCTTTCTCTTCCCTCGAGGATGCCTGCGAGAGGTTTTTCTTGCAACTTAAAAATCTCTTTTCATTTCTCGCAAGTCATTGCTGTTTTCACTCTTAAATACTATTGTGGATAACCctttcatttcttcttcttcttcgtggTTTTGCTTTGTGAATCGTGGTCTGTATAATCGTGGGCATAAAATTGGGGAGTTggatgatttttaattttaaatcaaTCAAGGACAAGATGCTTAAAGGTCTCTACCTATTTATTAGGCGTTGTGTTGCATCCTCATCTGCAATTTTAGACCCATAAGATGCAATGCATAAAAAGCTAATGTATTTATGGTTGTTCTTTGCCATGCTCTTTATTTGGCTTATAAATCATTGAGCTTTAGATCGGGCATCCCCAACAAATGAAATCTAGTAGagtttaaacaaaaataaaccaAACTCACTTCCTTTTGAATTGGAATGTTATGTTGACAGTCTTACATTTTACCCACCTTTCACTTCAACTATAAGGAAATGAATACGAAATAAAGGGGATAGTTTAGTGGGTACTCTTCTTTAGCTTCTCTGGTGGTATAGGAACCTGAATGTGGGCAACCCACTGCTGTTGCTTTTATAATTCTTACTGGGAGCATAACCATTAACTGTTTTTCTCTCTTGAATTGTGCATAGGCTATTACCATATCATGTCGTGGCAGATTATGAAGCAGAGGAAGATGACAAGATCCTTGATACAGCCACCACAGGCCAAATTCTTTCTCGCTCTCAGCAGTGGGACAATAACATTGCTGCCAAAGTAGCAGAATTCACAGCTACATTCGAGAAGCAAGTCTTGGCATTCAACATTATTTCCCGCAAACGGGGTCTTGGGGAGTTTCGGACTGAAGAAAAGTTGATGATGGAGCAATTTCTTTTACAAGAGGAGAAGCGGTCACTGCTGGAATTAAGGGCTGAAATGGATTCGCGGCAGAAGGCTAGTCGAGAAAGTCATGAAGCAAATATGCGGATGGCAGCCATGGCACATGTGGATCAGGCTCGTGCAGAATCACAAGCGCATGCAGAAATGATGGCCCGGGCTCCAATAAGAGGAAGTGCACTTGGTTCTCGTGGTAATAGCTCAATTTCTGACATGGGTGAGCAAGAGCAGGATTTCCACCAGGATGAAATTATGAATGGGTGGGGGAGCAATGCACAGAAAGATGATAGGGAGCCATCTGAAGACTTTTTGAATGATGATGAAACAGAAAATGGAGATAATGCATTGCAAAGCGAGTGGCCTGAAGGAGGTGAGCTAGATCTGAATGCGAGATAATTTGTTCATCTTCAGAATAACACAGCTCAGGGTTAATAGTTTGAGGGTTGAATATGGCACCACACCGTTCAATTCAATCAGCAGTGTGTTATTGAAATAGGCTTGAGTTCAATCATCTTTATAGTTTTCTTTGATATTATGATTGTGGTTGTTTGTGAGTAACAAAAGAGATCATGAAAGGATGTATGTTGTTGGTCTTTCCATCTTGTAtatctttccttttttatcACCTGATaatgcctctctctctctctctctctcttctctctctcctctctctctctctctctctctctctctctaaggTGATGTTTTCCTACTTGAACATACAATGATGCATCTGATTGTTAGAAGGTGACTAGTTGAGGTTTAAAATTGGCACTTGGCACTTGGCACTTGGCACTAGCCATGTCTCTTTTGAATGGAGCCCCCTTTTTTTTACAAAGGGAAAGCAAGCATCACTATATCTCAAGGTTTAGCGATTTTTGTTACACTGGTGTCTGGTTAGTTAAATACTGATACTTAAAAGTGGTATTGGTCGAAAATACAACCCAACTTTGGATAAAAACTGGAATTTTTTGCAGACCTTTATAAGTTGctgataaaatcataaatttttagTGTGGTTTAAATTGATGCAACATATTCAAACCTTCGTGACATTATGCGTGCGACATGGACGCCGATTAGCCGCATTGCGTTCGGCGCCTAGATGGCACTCGGCGTCCGCCGACATGATTGCCAGCGCATGCCAATTCTACCTATAAAATACCATACTCTTATCTCATTTTTTGCACCCAATTCTCACTTCTCTCTTCAACTCCCAATTTTCTCACTTCTCCTAAAAAATGGTTTCTGATGGTGAAGGCCCAATAGATGAACTCATTTCGCAAGCCTTCTGGAAAGAGACAACGCGCCAACTAGAACGACGCAGGAAAACAGAGACGGAGGTGGCGGTCCCTCGACAGATCTGGCATCGAAGGACAGTCATCCGCGCTACCCAATGGCTGTTTGGAGACTATTTTGCCTCGGAGCCACGGTGGGGGCTGGCGTTGAGAATGCAACAAGATCTTTGCATGCACATTGTTAACACGTTGTTGACGTGTAAACTTGCCAGAATTAAGTTAGTCACAATAGTGGAGGGGAGATAGATTATCGATGAGGTACAATATAAATCTTAGCattgtggtgtggtgtggtgtggtgccGTGTCAAGATACATTATCGTGACCAAACTTTTGAGAAAAAAGCAACAGATCCAGAGATAATAATAGACGTAACATCTAGGCTGGAGTAAAGTAGCAACCGAACAAGCCTTATAAGTGATAAGTTCCTACTCAAATTACATAATCCAGACACAACACAAACCAAGAGAAGTTGACAGACATTCATACACGAGTTGATTATTACAAAACCtaaaaacaaaccaaaataaacTAAACCAGACCAAACCAACATGAGTACAAGTTAAAAGCCTACACAAGTATCGCTAGTCAAGTTTGGAGTTTATAAAAGAACATTAATGCTAATAAAACAGTTAGTGATCAGCATCCATCTTGTTCAAATGGAAACCACCTTCATCGTTCTTATGCACCTCAACCTTAAACTTCTCCTCTTTACCACCTCTCTTCACTTTCAGAAGCATGTCAAATTTGGCAGATGATTCAACAACCTACCCAGGGGAATTAAGTTATAGACACGTTAGTTATATAAAAGTtggcaaaatgaaaaaaatttacatatgGATTCGAAGAAAGAGTTGAACTTGTCAGCATATATACTAAGCAAGCACCGAAACAATGATGACACCACCTTGAACTTTCACGTGCCAAAGAAACTCATTAACTAatctttaaaaagaaaaaactatCGATAAAAACCCCCCTCGGACCTTATAGTCAATATCGCAGCCCCAACTCATACAGTGAATTGTAGTCTCAATAAGTACCAATAATATCTATCTATGAGATTTATCGGTCTGAggttatttttttcattaaatctTTTCAAGGTCATCCACATTCATGAGATGAGACCTACATCTATGAATACAAAGATTGTGTTAACAATGGAAATTACATGTTCCACAATCAACTTTTGAAAATTGCTACTTAACACTATACCGATCAATCAAAGAAAACTCACCTCTGCATTAGCGTGTACAATCTCACTAAGTTCATAAGGAAGTAAAGAGTTGGATCTCTCCTGGATGGTCTTGACAGCATGGTGAGCCGCATCTTGCACAACAGGATCGTGCACCGGCACTGATTTCCAGCCAGCCACATCTTCTTCTGTAGAAGCAAAACCCAAGTCTTGGAATTTCAGGACTCAATTTCACACATAAATCTAACCAACATGATTTTAACTATACAAAGAAACGATCAAATTTGAATCAAATAATCAACCCTAACAAGAAATTTAGTTCAAGAACAAGGTACAGTAGTGTCAATGCTTAGCTTCTTAATGTTTAAAGCAGTAGTGAACAGTGTAagttgtggatgcccttagatATTCCTATGGATTGAATCTAGTAGTACTAAAAATTTACTAAACTTACAACAGTAGCAAAGGAATTGATCAGCTGAAATAGAGAAAGATgcagaaaaattgaaaagggggAAATGGATTAGGTCGGTACCCTTCTTAGCGCCGAGGTCGGATGAGGTAAAGGAAGGCACATCTCCAACATGTTTGAACTCTTGAACCTGCATAAAATCCTCCCATGGTTTAACCCAAATTTTGGTCTCGTAAAGCTTCTTCTTCCCGGCGTCGATAACTTCGAGAGTAAGATGATGGATCGTGCCAGCGACGACTTGCTCTTGCGCCTTGACGACCCTGACCAGCTCAAGCAGGATATTCTGGAAACAATTTAAGTGTCAAattggagagagggagagagagagaggagtggGGGAGTGGTGGTACCTCT belongs to Salvia splendens isolate huo1 unplaced genomic scaffold, SspV2 ctg839, whole genome shotgun sequence and includes:
- the LOC121791514 gene encoding putative mediator of RNA polymerase II transcription subunit 26; translation: MRDSSITMEENKAQQHQQQQQQLLQQQLLMQQIQRQKDAMSRFPSNIDAHLRPQGQAQAQHPSLLQSRPLTSPNPNPNSAPAPQQPNQLHPNSNPNPNPNPNSSSASTTVINQHQQQQQQQQQQQHKASLQLAYQDAWRVCHPDFKRPFSSLEDACERLLPYHVVADYEAEEDDKILDTATTGQILSRSQQWDNNIAAKVAEFTATFEKQVLAFNIISRKRGLGEFRTEEKLMMEQFLLQEEKRSLLELRAEMDSRQKASRESHEANMRMAAMAHVDQARAESQAHAEMMARAPIRGSALGSRGNSSISDMGEQEQDFHQDEIMNGWGSNAQKDDREPSEDFLNDDETENGDNALQSEWPEGGELDLNAR
- the LOC121791512 gene encoding cysteine proteinase inhibitor 6-like, which translates into the protein MTLTHLSFFFLFLLGAHSLSSSLSHSDLGFCSDQPTDTMATLGAPRDSNSDVHSLAKFAVDHHNNKENILLELVRVVKAQEQVVAGTIHHLTLEVIDAGKKKLYETKIWVKPWEDFMQVQEFKHVGDVPSFTSSDLGAKKEEDVAGWKSVPVHDPVVQDAAHHAVKTIQERSNSLLPYELSEIVHANAEVVESSAKFDMLLKVKRGGKEEKFKVEVHKNDEGGFHLNKMDADH